From the Saccharomycodes ludwigii strain NBRC 1722 chromosome I, whole genome shotgun sequence genome, one window contains:
- the SUS1 gene encoding Sus1p (similar to Saccharomyces cerevisiae YBR111W-A | SUS1 | Sl gene Upstream of ySa1): protein MSDPDLELRKQIQSHLIQTGTYERLTNELKTSLLENGWIDEVKSTTIEELKKNPNLKYSDILPKLEKKAIDDVPQDTKLKITSQLREFLDTIVNT from the exons ATGTCTGATCCTGATTTAGAACTAAGGAAGCAAATACAATCACATTTGATCCAAACTGGAACCTATGAGCG ATTGACTAATGAGTTGAAGACTTCCTTATTGGAAAACGGTTGGATAGATGAGGTTAAGTCAACGACAattgaagaattaaaaaagaatccAAATTTGAAGTATTCAGATATTTTACccaaattagaaaaaaaggcaatAGATGACGTTCCTCAAGACActaaactaaaaataacctCTCAACTCCGAGAATTCTTGGATACAATTGTTAATAcctag